A genomic stretch from Kogia breviceps isolate mKogBre1 chromosome 1, mKogBre1 haplotype 1, whole genome shotgun sequence includes:
- the ADPRS gene encoding ADP-ribosylhydrolase ARH3 — MAAAAVMTAAGCGRAGAARSLSRFRGCLAGALLGDCVGAVYEARDTVDLTSVLRRVQDLEPDPGSPGSARTEALCYTDDTAMARALVQSLLAKEAFDEMDMAHRFAQEYKKDPDRGYGAGVITVFRKLLSPKCRDVFEPARAQFNGKGSYGNGGAMRVAGISLAYSSVQDVQKFARLSAQLTHASSLGYNGAILQALAVHLALQGESSSEHFLEQLLGHMEELESDAQSVSDARELGMEERPYSSRLKKIGELLEQDSVTREEVVSKLGNGIAAFESVPTAIYCFLHCMEPDPEIPSAFNSLQRTLIYSISLGGDTDTIATMAGAIAGAYYGMEQVPESWQQSCEGYEETDVLAQSLHRVFQKNL; from the exons atggcggcggcggcggtgatGACGGCGGCGGGCTGCGGAAGGGCTGGGGCGGCCCGCTCCCTCTCCCGCTTCCGAGGCTGCCTGGCGGGCGCGCTGCTCGGAGACTGCGTGGGCGCCGTCTACGAGGCGCGCGACACCGTCGACCTGACATCAGTCCTGCGTCGGGTCCAGGACCTGGAGCCGGACCCCGGCTCGCCGGGGAGCGCGCGGACag AAGCACTGTGCTACACAGACGACACAGCCATGGCCAGGGCGCTGGTGCAGTCCCTGCTGGCCAAGGAGGCCTTCGACGAGATGGACATGGCTCACAG GTTTGCTCAGGAGTACAAGAAAGACCCTGACCGGGGTTATGGTGCTGGAGTGATCACCGTCTTTAGGAAGCTCCTGAGCCCCAAGTGCCGTGATGTCTTTGAGCCTGCCCGCGCCCAGTTTAATGGCAAAGGCTCCTATGGCAACGGGGGCGCCATGCGGGTGGCCGGCATCTCCCTGGCCTATAGCAGTGTCCAGGATGTGCAGAAG TTTGCCCGGCTCTCAGCCCAGCTGACACACGCCTCCTCCCTGGGTTACAACGGTGCCATCCTGCAGGCCCTGGCTGTGCACCTGGCTTTGCAGGGTGAGTCGTCCAGTGAGCACTTCCTTGAACAACTCCTGGGCCACATGGAGGAGCTGGAGAGTGATGCCCAGTCCGTGTCAGATGCCCGGGA GTTGGGCATGGAGGAGCGTCCGTACTCCAGCCGACTGAAGAAGATTGGGGAGCTTCTAGAGCAGGACTCAGTGACCAGAGAGGAGGTGGTGTCCAAGCTAG GGAATGGCATTGCTGCCTTTGAATCTGTGCCCACCGCCATCTATTGCTTCCTGCACTGCATGGAGCCCGACCCCGAGATCCCCTCTGCCTTCAACAGCCTCCAGAGGACTCTCATCTATTCCATCTCACTTGGTGGGGACACAGACACCATTGCCACCATGGCCGGGGCCATTGCTGGCGCCTACTATGGCATGGAACAGGTGCCAGAGAGCTGGCAGCAAAGCTGTGAGGGCTATGAGGAGACTGACGTCCTGGCCCAGAGCCTGCACCGGGTCTTCCAGAAGAATCTGTGA
- the TEKT2 gene encoding tektin-2 — MTTLGVKPSPRFRLPDWHTNSYLLSTNAERQRDASHQIRQEARVLCNETNNQTIWDEHDNRTRLAERIDTVSWWKEMLDKCLMDLDAEIDALTQMKESAEQNLQAKNLPLDVAIECLTLRESRRDIDVVKDPVEEELHKEVEVTEATKKALQQKISQAFEKLCLLQEVRQQLDSDHRGKMETLDIDRGCFSLNLKSPNISLKINPTRVPNGSTTLQQWDDCSHFNKNQAEAEMKGAIELREAIALTIAKTNNELEAQRIATEFAFRKRLWEMEKVYSELKWQEKNTLEEIAELQEDIRHLEEDLRRKLQNLKLCHTRLETRTYRPNVELCRDQAQYGLTEEVHQLETTTAALKQKLAQAQDTLDALYQHLTRLQADIACKANSMLLDTKCMDTRRKLTMPAEKFVPEVDTFTRTTNRTLSPLKTCQLELT; from the exons ATGACCACGCTGGGTGTCAAGCCCAGTCCACGCTTCCGGTTGCCGGACTGGCACACCAACAGCTACCTGTTGTCCACTAACGCTGAGCGGCAGCGAGATGCCTCACACCAGATCCGCCAGGAGGCCCGCGTCCTCTGCAATGAGACCAACAACCAG ACCATTTGGGACGAACATGATAATAGGACTCGACTGGCAGAGAGGATTGATACTGTCAGCTGGTGGAAGGAGATGCTGGACAAGTGTCTGATGGATTTAGATGCTGAGATCGATGCCCTGACACAG ATGAAAGAGTCAGCAGAGCAAAACCTGCAGGCCAAGAACCTGCCTCTGGATGTGGCGATTGAGTGCCTGACCCTGCGGGAGAGTCGGCGTGACATTGATGTGGTGAAGGACCCCGTGGAGGAAGAGCTGCACAAAGAGGTAGAGGTCACTGAAGCCACCAAGAAGGCCTTGCAACAGAAGATCAGCCAGGCCTTTGAGAAGCTCTG CCTCCTGCAGGAAGTCCGACAGCAGCTCGACTCTGACCATCGGGGCAAAATGGAGACACTGGACATTGACAGAGGCTGCTTCTCTCTCAACCTCAAGTCCCCGAACATCTCTCTGAAGATTAATCCCACACGTGTCCCCAATGG CTCCACCACACTCCAGCAGTGGGATGACTGCAGTCACTTCAACAAGAACCAAGCAGAGGCCGAGATGAAAGGGGCCATAGAGCTGAGGGAGGCCATCGCCCTAACTATTGCCAAG ACCAACAACGAACTGGAAGCCCAGAGGATTGCAACGGAATTTGCCTTCAGGAAGCGGCTGTGGGAGATGGAGAAAGTGTACAGTGAGCTCAAGTGGCAAGAGAAGAAT ACCTTGGAGGAGATAGCCGAGCTGCAGGAGGACATCCGGCATCTGGAGGAGGATCTGCGCAGAAAGTTACAGAACCTGAAGCTATGCCACACCCGGCTAGAGACCAGGACCTACCGGCCCAACGTGGAACTCTGCAGGGACCAG GCACAGTACGGCCTCACTGAGGAGGTTCACCAGTTAGAGACAACCACTGCTGCCCTGAAGCAGAAGCTGGCACAGGCACA GGACACCCTGGATGCCCTGTACCAGCATCTGACCCGGCTGCAGGCTGACATCGCCTGCAAGGCCAACTCCATGCTCTTGGACACCAAGTGCATGGACACCCGGCGGAAGCTGACCATGCCGGCTGAGAAGTTTGTGCCGGAGGTGGACACCTTCACCCGCACCACAAACCGCACCCTGAGTCCACTCAAAACCTGCCAGCTGGAGCTAACCTAG